In the Candidatus Bathyarchaeia archaeon genome, one interval contains:
- a CDS encoding phosphate uptake regulator PhoU has translation MEVRKLQKIKGGSFTLSLPKPWVEKRKLKSGEQIAVSEEDDGSLRIFPIGVGLEKPLEVTLPLEDFPNLRALEYCIATYYIQGSGRINIVSKKIMSAEQKKRLKQLRTQLPGVEVAEEEADHLSFQVLIDPATFSMESLIEKTSAFSSKLQEDAINSLVSWNLALAKEAQERGGEAQRHYRVMIRQVASASLSRNVADKVGVKNCQENITFALVARDLSRLVYHSSQIAGHVLKLGAKRKVGSDLLKAFAQLSDVAFEMQMNAASAFMKKDVKLAVAVLTRMSEIRDKEESLLKSIMEKVKDMDTAVTLSIIARDLRRIAGYAVAVADDAMNRVLTPSIS, from the coding sequence GTGGAAGTCAGAAAACTGCAGAAAATAAAAGGCGGCAGCTTCACGCTGTCCCTGCCCAAACCATGGGTTGAGAAACGGAAGCTGAAGAGCGGCGAGCAAATCGCAGTGTCTGAAGAGGACGACGGCTCATTAAGAATATTCCCAATAGGCGTTGGACTTGAGAAGCCCTTAGAAGTCACATTGCCCCTAGAAGACTTTCCGAACCTGCGCGCACTCGAATACTGCATAGCCACTTATTACATTCAAGGTAGCGGACGCATCAATATCGTCTCCAAGAAGATCATGTCTGCCGAGCAGAAAAAAAGGCTGAAGCAACTTCGAACACAGTTGCCCGGCGTGGAGGTAGCTGAGGAAGAAGCTGACCACTTGAGTTTTCAGGTGTTAATCGACCCGGCTACGTTTTCGATGGAGTCGCTTATCGAGAAGACATCAGCTTTCTCCTCGAAGTTGCAGGAAGACGCGATTAACTCGCTCGTCAGTTGGAACTTAGCCTTAGCCAAAGAGGCGCAGGAACGAGGCGGTGAGGCTCAACGGCACTATCGCGTGATGATTAGGCAGGTAGCTTCGGCGAGTTTAAGCCGCAACGTTGCCGACAAAGTTGGAGTCAAGAACTGTCAAGAAAACATCACTTTTGCGTTGGTGGCTCGGGATTTAAGCCGCCTAGTCTATCACTCATCACAGATTGCTGGACATGTTCTCAAATTGGGGGCTAAACGAAAGGTTGGGTCAGACCTTCTGAAAGCTTTTGCGCAGTTGTCAGATGTTGCCTTTGAAATGCAGATGAATGCTGCCTCAGCCTTTATGAAGAAAGATGTGAAGTTAGCAGTTGCAGTATTGACTAGGATGAGCGAGATTAGGGACAAAGAGGAATCTTTGTTGAAGAGCATCATGGAAAAAGTGAAAGACATGGACACAGCGGTCACGTTGAGTATAATTGCCCGCGACCTACGTAGAATTGCAGGCTACGCTGTGGCTGTAGCTGACGATGCAATGAACCGTGTCTTAACACCCTCGATCAGTTAG
- a CDS encoding exo-alpha-sialidase produces the protein MHNKLAAAAIIITTLIITPFSSSASWSNETRLTTDSNSDWRPSVAYIKDGKTWVAWHSYRTGLADLFYKTTSNDGASWSPDTRLTFDPSNDVHPAIMQTRIGAIWVVWASNRTGNFDLFYKTSSDNGVSWSAETQLTTDLGKDILSSTAQTNDGHIWVVWMSTRSGNDDLFYKTSVDNGLTWTGDQQLTQDSDDDRAPCVTQVQNGITWVVWSSNRQGNFEIYYKTSSDNGASWSGEARLTRDPDFDLFPSIAQARDGTIWVAWDSDRISYRGDPQDDLLYSIYDGVTWSSDTQLTTNETDDFMASTAQGKTELWVVWVSDRTGNYEIFYKTVHITAHDVAVTSLLTSPTRAYIGQQVSVSVNVENHGDYMENITVSLYSKLTSDSLIGAQTATLANGTSTTLTFTWTPNMTGLYEIRAEAMIVSGEIDTDDNIYTRNQLLVTISGDINNDRAVNVHDLFTASRAYGSDENSPNWNSDADINNDGTVDTLDIEITSAHWGQSW, from the coding sequence ATGCACAACAAACTTGCTGCGGCAGCTATCATAATAACTACTCTGATAATCACGCCCTTCTCATCATCAGCATCATGGTCTAACGAAACAAGATTGACCACTGATTCAAACAGCGACTGGCGACCCTCAGTTGCCTACATAAAAGACGGAAAAACATGGGTTGCTTGGCATTCTTATCGAACAGGGCTTGCCGACCTCTTCTACAAAACCACATCCAACGATGGAGCATCTTGGTCGCCCGACACGAGACTCACTTTTGATCCAAGCAATGATGTGCATCCAGCAATCATGCAAACAAGAATTGGAGCTATCTGGGTTGTTTGGGCTTCAAACCGAACAGGGAACTTCGACCTCTTTTACAAGACATCGTCAGACAATGGCGTCTCGTGGTCCGCTGAAACTCAACTTACAACCGATTTGGGCAAAGATATACTTTCTTCGACAGCTCAGACAAATGACGGACACATCTGGGTGGTGTGGATGTCCACAAGAAGTGGAAATGATGATTTGTTCTACAAAACCTCAGTTGACAACGGACTTACATGGACCGGTGACCAACAACTAACCCAAGATTCGGACGATGACAGGGCACCATGTGTGACTCAAGTCCAGAATGGCATAACGTGGGTTGTCTGGTCGTCCAACAGGCAAGGCAACTTTGAGATTTACTACAAGACTTCTTCCGACAATGGCGCGTCATGGTCAGGCGAGGCACGGCTGACGAGAGACCCAGACTTCGATTTGTTCCCCTCGATTGCACAGGCAAGGGATGGCACGATCTGGGTTGCTTGGGACTCGGACAGAATATCCTATAGGGGCGACCCACAAGATGACCTACTCTACAGCATCTACGACGGCGTCACTTGGTCAAGCGACACTCAACTCACAACTAATGAAACAGATGACTTCATGGCAAGCACAGCTCAAGGAAAGACAGAACTCTGGGTTGTTTGGGTCTCAGATAGAACTGGCAACTACGAAATCTTCTACAAAACTGTACATATAACAGCTCACGATGTTGCTGTCACTAGCCTTTTAACTTCGCCTACTAGGGCGTACATAGGGCAGCAGGTTTCTGTAAGCGTAAATGTTGAAAACCATGGCGACTACATGGAAAACATAACAGTCAGCCTGTACTCCAAGTTGACATCCGATTCCTTAATTGGAGCACAAACCGCAACCTTGGCAAATGGAACAAGCACTACGTTGACTTTCACATGGACACCAAACATGACAGGCCTCTATGAAATCCGTGCTGAAGCCATGATCGTTTCCGGAGAAATTGATACAGACGACAACATCTACACGAGAAACCAGCTGCTCGTAACGATTTCAGGTGACATCAACAACGACCGAGCAGTCAACGTTCACGATCTATTCACCGCAAGCAGAGCCTACGGCTCCGACGAAAACAGCCCCAACTGGAACTCGGATGCAGACATCAACAACGACGGAACAGTGGACACATTAGATATAGAAATCACAAGTGCCCACTGGGGGCAATCATGGTAA
- a CDS encoding aldehyde ferredoxin oxidoreductase family protein yields the protein MKREDQIGLVWNRKIAYVNLSNGKIVQKPIPREMRTLYLGGRGIDMYLLYNHLQPETDPLSPENVLMIGTGLLCGIPCLGSGRGDIAAKSPLTGAVGDSNVGGFFAPELRLAGFDHLIISGKADKPVYLWVNDGEITVEDASHLWGQDTFDAQTTIRKDKDDDEIKSIVIGVAGENLVRFANVRTGMKNSAGRTGMGAVMGSKNLKGIAVRGTTSIEYAHPDELLDYCKEMNDMIIGTRWAKAQSKWGTMIIYSNTNTTGLIRTKNFQLNRFEEGQDLEPENIDRYSFGTSGCYSCVVHCRHRYTLKDSSGETIFGEGPEYTSLGAFGTMVNCKKMDTILKANHLVNKYGIDTLETGGLIAWAMELYEKGILTEAQIDGLKLEWGDENVVYELIRKISTREGFGNVLADGFKPAIARIGKGSEYYAIQVKGMSNLHSDERPTPSFALGIATSTRGSDHLRSRPAIDLYGLPEELLEEVYGGPVASDSTSYDGKPRMIWWQERLYAVTDAIGVCKFQTVFCAVHAPNWNEYSKLIQLATGMEFSKAQLMQIGERIYTLERLFNLREGFTRKDDSISERYFKEPTPLGFPTAKGKTIDKERFEKMLDEYYALHNWDRNGVPTKEALEQLGLDKEPSHKI from the coding sequence TTGAAGAGAGAGGATCAGATCGGATTGGTCTGGAACAGAAAAATCGCGTACGTCAACTTGTCAAATGGCAAGATTGTGCAGAAGCCGATTCCACGAGAGATGCGCACCTTGTATTTGGGCGGTCGCGGCATCGATATGTATCTTCTGTACAATCACTTGCAGCCTGAAACTGACCCGCTCAGTCCAGAGAACGTGTTGATGATTGGTACCGGATTGTTATGTGGCATTCCATGTCTCGGCTCTGGACGAGGCGACATCGCGGCTAAATCGCCGTTAACCGGCGCGGTTGGAGACTCGAATGTGGGTGGCTTTTTCGCGCCTGAACTCAGGTTGGCAGGTTTTGATCATTTAATCATTTCTGGAAAAGCGGACAAGCCAGTTTACCTGTGGGTCAACGATGGCGAAATCACGGTTGAGGATGCTTCGCATTTGTGGGGACAAGACACGTTTGATGCTCAGACGACTATAAGGAAAGACAAGGATGACGATGAGATCAAGAGCATTGTGATAGGCGTAGCTGGAGAAAACCTTGTCAGATTTGCCAATGTGCGCACAGGCATGAAGAACTCGGCTGGCAGAACGGGTATGGGCGCTGTTATGGGTTCGAAAAACCTCAAGGGCATAGCTGTGAGAGGCACGACGAGCATAGAATACGCGCATCCAGATGAGCTGCTTGACTACTGCAAAGAAATGAACGACATGATAATTGGCACGCGTTGGGCTAAGGCGCAGTCGAAATGGGGCACTATGATAATTTACAGCAACACCAACACCACGGGTTTAATTAGAACGAAGAATTTTCAGCTGAACAGGTTCGAAGAAGGGCAAGATCTGGAACCTGAGAACATAGATCGCTACTCGTTTGGTACTTCAGGCTGTTACAGTTGCGTTGTGCATTGCAGGCACCGCTACACTTTGAAAGATAGTTCTGGTGAGACGATTTTTGGCGAAGGACCAGAGTACACGTCGCTTGGCGCGTTTGGAACCATGGTGAACTGCAAGAAAATGGACACGATTCTGAAAGCTAACCATCTCGTTAACAAGTATGGCATTGACACATTGGAAACGGGTGGACTCATCGCTTGGGCTATGGAATTGTATGAGAAAGGCATACTCACGGAAGCACAGATTGATGGATTGAAGCTGGAGTGGGGCGACGAAAACGTCGTTTACGAGTTGATACGGAAAATTTCCACCCGAGAAGGCTTTGGCAACGTTCTTGCAGACGGCTTTAAACCAGCCATAGCCAGAATCGGAAAAGGCTCTGAATACTACGCCATTCAAGTCAAGGGTATGAGCAACTTGCATTCGGATGAACGTCCGACGCCGAGTTTCGCTTTAGGCATAGCCACGTCTACGCGTGGTTCAGATCACTTGCGTAGCCGTCCCGCCATCGACTTGTATGGTTTGCCTGAAGAGTTGCTTGAGGAAGTGTATGGAGGACCTGTTGCTTCTGATTCCACTTCGTATGATGGCAAGCCGCGGATGATTTGGTGGCAAGAACGTCTCTATGCAGTAACCGACGCGATTGGCGTGTGCAAGTTCCAAACGGTTTTCTGCGCGGTTCACGCACCAAACTGGAATGAATACTCAAAGCTCATTCAGCTTGCCACTGGCATGGAGTTTTCAAAGGCCCAGTTGATGCAAATCGGCGAAAGAATCTACACGCTTGAACGCTTGTTCAACCTGCGGGAAGGCTTCACTCGGAAAGACGACTCGATTTCAGAACGTTACTTCAAAGAGCCGACGCCCCTCGGTTTTCCAACCGCTAAAGGCAAGACGATCGACAAAGAGCGGTTTGAGAAGATGCTTGACGAGTATTACGCGTTGCATAACTGGGATCGAAACGGCGTGCCCACGAAAGAGGCTTTGGAGCAACTAGGGTTGGACAAAGAGCCGTCGCACAAGATTTGA
- a CDS encoding winged helix-turn-helix domain-containing protein — MSNDSWQDSGGKLTSKNRHELDNVVKILKAASKGAKKNELHHRSGMKPAVFGKYVAALIELDLLEMKPDLSYYKTTDKGLELLHVYHKLRWLLWGGTFDFMLVGLLGRLKMDRTERVRYNAYIS; from the coding sequence TTGTCGAATGACAGCTGGCAAGACAGCGGAGGCAAACTTACGAGCAAAAATAGGCATGAACTCGACAATGTCGTCAAAATTCTTAAAGCGGCAAGCAAAGGCGCCAAGAAAAACGAGCTACATCATCGTTCTGGTATGAAGCCCGCGGTGTTCGGAAAATATGTTGCCGCACTCATTGAACTCGATCTGCTGGAAATGAAACCCGACCTGTCCTACTACAAGACTACTGATAAAGGATTGGAGTTACTTCACGTGTATCATAAACTGAGATGGCTTTTGTGGGGCGGCACCTTCGACTTCATGCTCGTAGGACTCTTAGGTCGCCTGAAAATGGACAGAACGGAACGCGTAAGATACAACGCCTATATTAGCTGA
- a CDS encoding adenosylcobalamin-dependent ribonucleoside-diphosphate reductase, which yields MSAVKKIMKRDGRKVDFDSDKIVEAIWKAAQAVGSKDRTVAVKLADRVVEKLEKQLKPDEVPSVEQVQDLVEKTLMESGQASIAKTYILYRQKRAEIRRMKLLLGVTDELKLPLNAILVLERRYLRKDEKGRIAESTAQMFRRIAKALAAVEKQYGKTDKEIAGWEDEFYRIMTEQLFVPNTPTLINAGTRFPQLSACFVLPVEDSIEGIFSSLKAAAIIHKTSGGTGFSFSRLRPKGDIVRSTAGTASGPISFATVYDTATEEMKKGGKRRGANMGILRVDHPDIMDFIVAKEREGVLRNFNISVGATDKFMEAVEKDADFELINPRNGEVIKKLKARAIWNLIIMMAWKNGEPGVVFLDTVNKHNPTPHVGQIEATNPCGEQPLLPYESCNLGSIDVSKFVTAEGKMDWSNLLETAKVAVRFLDNVVDANWYVLPEIEKITKGNRKIGLGVMGFADMLIKRGIKYDTEEGLKAGEELMKFINDEAHKISAELGEEKGSFPNFHGSIWEKNWKTRRNATVTTVAPTGTISIIGGCSQGIEPLFAIAYVREVAETLGRSLVEVNPLFESVALKEGFYSEELVKEISRRTSIQDLKEIPEKWRRLFVTAHDISAEMHVRMQAAFQKHTDNAVSKTINFPNWATPNDVEKAYTLAWKLGCKGITVYRHGSREVQVLRPIESEGEVADFSRVCPTCV from the coding sequence ATGAGCGCTGTCAAGAAAATTATGAAGAGAGACGGCAGAAAAGTTGACTTTGACTCTGACAAAATTGTGGAAGCCATTTGGAAGGCTGCACAGGCTGTCGGAAGCAAAGACAGAACCGTTGCTGTTAAGCTCGCTGATCGGGTTGTTGAGAAACTCGAAAAGCAGCTTAAGCCAGATGAAGTTCCAAGCGTAGAGCAAGTTCAGGATTTGGTTGAGAAGACTCTGATGGAGAGCGGTCAAGCCAGCATTGCAAAGACGTATATTTTGTACCGTCAGAAACGCGCTGAGATAAGAAGAATGAAGCTGTTGCTTGGTGTAACAGATGAGTTGAAGCTGCCGCTTAACGCCATCCTAGTCTTAGAAAGACGTTATCTGCGCAAGGATGAAAAAGGACGCATAGCTGAATCGACAGCTCAAATGTTTAGACGCATAGCCAAGGCACTTGCAGCGGTAGAGAAACAATACGGCAAGACCGACAAGGAAATCGCCGGTTGGGAAGACGAGTTTTACCGCATAATGACAGAACAGCTATTTGTCCCGAACACGCCGACTTTAATCAACGCTGGCACGCGGTTTCCGCAGTTGAGCGCCTGCTTTGTACTGCCAGTTGAAGATTCAATCGAAGGAATATTCTCCTCGTTGAAAGCTGCTGCCATCATACACAAGACCAGCGGTGGAACAGGCTTCTCCTTTTCACGATTACGGCCAAAAGGCGACATTGTAAGAAGCACCGCGGGCACAGCTTCTGGACCGATTTCATTTGCCACGGTTTACGACACGGCAACAGAAGAGATGAAGAAAGGTGGAAAGCGACGCGGCGCCAACATGGGCATATTACGCGTCGACCATCCGGACATCATGGATTTCATAGTGGCTAAGGAGAGAGAAGGCGTTTTGCGCAACTTCAACATCTCCGTGGGCGCGACCGACAAGTTTATGGAAGCAGTTGAGAAAGACGCGGACTTTGAGTTAATCAACCCCCGAAATGGCGAAGTCATAAAGAAGCTGAAAGCCCGAGCCATATGGAACCTAATCATTATGATGGCTTGGAAAAACGGTGAGCCCGGCGTTGTTTTCTTGGACACCGTGAACAAGCACAATCCGACTCCGCATGTTGGGCAAATTGAGGCAACAAACCCATGCGGAGAACAGCCTCTCTTACCTTACGAATCCTGCAATTTGGGAAGCATCGATGTCAGTAAGTTCGTTACCGCTGAAGGCAAAATGGATTGGAGCAACCTCCTTGAGACTGCGAAAGTCGCAGTGAGGTTCTTGGACAACGTAGTCGATGCCAACTGGTATGTCTTGCCTGAAATTGAAAAAATCACGAAGGGCAACAGGAAAATTGGTCTAGGCGTAATGGGCTTTGCAGACATGCTCATCAAAAGAGGCATCAAATATGACACAGAAGAAGGCTTGAAAGCCGGCGAAGAACTCATGAAGTTCATCAACGACGAAGCACACAAGATAAGCGCTGAGCTGGGGGAAGAGAAAGGTAGTTTTCCAAATTTTCACGGCAGCATATGGGAGAAGAACTGGAAGACCCGTCGCAACGCTACAGTAACCACCGTCGCGCCGACAGGCACAATTAGCATCATTGGCGGTTGTTCACAAGGCATCGAGCCGCTTTTCGCCATCGCTTACGTGCGCGAGGTTGCTGAAACGCTTGGACGCAGCCTAGTCGAAGTCAACCCGTTGTTCGAAAGCGTTGCGCTAAAGGAAGGCTTCTACAGCGAGGAACTCGTTAAAGAAATCTCGAGACGCACCTCGATCCAAGATTTGAAAGAAATCCCTGAGAAATGGCGTCGCTTGTTTGTGACCGCTCATGACATTAGTGCCGAAATGCACGTGCGCATGCAAGCAGCTTTCCAAAAACACACTGACAACGCCGTGTCGAAAACCATTAATTTTCCGAATTGGGCAACGCCGAATGACGTTGAAAAAGCCTACACGCTGGCTTGGAAACTAGGATGCAAAGGAATAACGGTCTATCGCCACGGCAGCCGAGAAGTGCAAGTTTTGAGACCTATTGAAAGCGAGGGCGAAGTTGCCGACTTCAGCAGAGTCTGCCCCACATGCGTCTGA
- a CDS encoding vitamin B12-dependent ribonucleotide reductase, protein MNLIKKIQKRDGRIADFDQAKIAEAVWKAAKAVGGNDRSLADTLAAQVVERLEKQLKPGEFPTVEQVQDLVEITLIENGHARTAKAYILYRQKRAEIRHAKTMLGVVDELKLPLNSILVLERRYLQKDENGKVVESTGQMFRRVSKGIAEVEKQYGKSDSETAALENEFHGMMTSFEFIPNSPTLMNTGTQFRQLSACFVLPVEDSIDSIFNTLKATALIHKTGGGTGFAFSRLRPKGDMVKTTGGVASGPISFATVYDTATDVVKQGGRRRGANMGILRVDHPDIMDFVVAKEKEGVLRNFNISVALTDKFMHAVEKDEDFELVNPRNGTVAKKLKARVIWNLIVMMAWKNGEPGVIFIDTINRYNPTPNVGEIESTNPCGEQPLLPFESCNLGSIDVSKFVTEEGKMSWDQLRETIRKAVRFLDNVIDANVYVQPEIKEITKGNRKIGLGVMGFADMLIRRGTKYDTEEGLKAGEELMRFINDEGHKMSAELAVEKGSFPNFQGSVWEKKSKAMRNATVTTVAPTGTISIISGCSQGIEPFFAIAYIRDVADSLGKSLVEINPLFEDIALREGFYSEELMRKISRKTSIQDVDEVPENIRKVFVTAHDISAEWHVRMQAAFQKHTDNAVSKTINFPNSATPNDIEKAYWLAYKSGCKGITVYRHGSREMQVLRPVENENTGT, encoded by the coding sequence TTGAATCTTATCAAGAAAATTCAGAAACGCGACGGCAGAATCGCTGATTTTGACCAAGCCAAGATAGCTGAGGCTGTCTGGAAAGCAGCTAAGGCTGTCGGAGGCAACGATCGATCCCTAGCCGACACATTGGCTGCACAGGTTGTAGAGCGCTTGGAAAAACAGCTCAAGCCAGGTGAGTTTCCGACGGTTGAGCAGGTTCAGGATTTGGTTGAGATAACCCTTATCGAGAATGGGCATGCTCGTACTGCGAAAGCTTACATTTTGTACCGGCAGAAGCGAGCTGAGATTCGTCACGCCAAGACAATGCTTGGTGTTGTCGACGAATTGAAGCTGCCCCTGAACTCCATCCTAGTGCTTGAAAGGCGCTACTTGCAGAAGGATGAAAACGGGAAAGTCGTCGAATCCACAGGACAGATGTTTCGTCGAGTGTCCAAAGGTATAGCAGAAGTTGAAAAGCAGTATGGTAAGAGTGATTCTGAAACCGCGGCTTTGGAAAACGAGTTCCATGGCATGATGACAAGTTTCGAGTTCATTCCCAATTCGCCCACGCTTATGAATACAGGCACGCAGTTCAGGCAGTTGAGCGCCTGTTTTGTTCTCCCTGTAGAAGATTCCATTGACAGCATTTTCAACACGCTCAAGGCAACCGCGCTTATTCACAAGACTGGCGGCGGCACAGGTTTTGCGTTTTCAAGATTGAGACCAAAAGGCGACATGGTGAAGACCACTGGCGGCGTTGCCTCAGGGCCAATATCGTTCGCCACAGTTTATGATACTGCAACTGATGTGGTTAAGCAGGGCGGGCGTCGACGCGGTGCCAACATGGGCATCCTACGCGTGGATCATCCCGACATCATGGATTTTGTTGTAGCCAAAGAGAAGGAAGGCGTACTTCGCAACTTCAACATATCCGTGGCTTTAACAGACAAGTTCATGCATGCCGTGGAGAAAGACGAGGACTTCGAATTAGTCAACCCGCGCAACGGCACAGTTGCGAAAAAGTTGAAGGCGAGAGTCATCTGGAACCTAATTGTCATGATGGCTTGGAAAAACGGCGAACCAGGAGTGATCTTCATTGACACAATCAATAGGTACAATCCCACGCCTAATGTGGGCGAAATCGAATCGACAAATCCGTGCGGCGAGCAACCGCTACTACCATTCGAATCATGCAATCTAGGCAGCATTGACGTCAGCAAATTCGTCACTGAAGAAGGCAAAATGAGTTGGGATCAGCTCCGAGAGACCATCAGAAAGGCGGTTAGATTCCTAGACAACGTCATAGATGCCAACGTGTACGTGCAACCTGAAATCAAAGAAATCACCAAAGGCAATCGGAAGATCGGACTAGGCGTCATGGGTTTTGCTGACATGCTCATTAGAAGAGGCACCAAATACGACACAGAAGAAGGCTTGAAAGCCGGCGAGGAGCTCATGCGTTTCATCAATGACGAAGGACACAAGATGAGCGCTGAGTTGGCCGTTGAAAAAGGAAGTTTCCCAAACTTTCAAGGCAGCGTTTGGGAGAAGAAATCGAAGGCTATGCGCAACGCCACAGTCACCACGGTTGCGCCAACAGGCACAATTAGCATTATCTCAGGCTGCTCACAAGGCATTGAACCCTTTTTTGCTATCGCCTACATACGTGATGTGGCGGACAGCCTCGGAAAAAGCCTAGTTGAAATTAATCCTTTGTTCGAGGATATAGCCTTGCGCGAAGGATTCTACAGCGAGGAATTGATGAGGAAGATTTCTAGGAAAACTTCAATTCAGGACGTTGATGAAGTTCCAGAAAACATACGCAAGGTTTTCGTAACGGCTCACGACATCAGCGCAGAATGGCACGTTAGAATGCAAGCAGCGTTTCAAAAACACACAGACAATGCAGTATCGAAGACAATCAACTTTCCAAACTCCGCAACGCCAAATGACATCGAGAAAGCGTATTGGCTCGCATACAAATCAGGCTGTAAGGGAATAACCGTCTACCGCCACGGCAGCAGAGAAATGCAAGTGTTACGGCCTGTGGAAAACGAAAACACTGGTACGTAG
- a CDS encoding MoaD family protein — MTAQVRILLHAMFKETAGKGEFFHELGSGLTLKVLLDELARRYGKDFKQILNSKTGMIETDTLVMLNGQSMRKPDVQLKDGDVVMITVPIGGG, encoded by the coding sequence ATGACTGCCCAAGTGCGAATTCTGCTTCACGCCATGTTCAAGGAAACAGCGGGCAAAGGCGAGTTTTTTCACGAGTTGGGTTCGGGTTTAACTCTTAAGGTGTTACTGGACGAACTCGCACGCAGATATGGCAAGGACTTCAAACAGATTTTGAACTCGAAAACTGGAATGATTGAGACCGACACTCTGGTTATGCTTAACGGTCAAAGCATGAGAAAACCTGATGTGCAGCTTAAAGATGGAGACGTGGTCATGATCACGGTGCCAATTGGTGGAGGCTAG
- a CDS encoding acyl-CoA dehydrogenase family protein — MTEMYPWWNEKQRKLAEEVKTFADQNLSKGEEIVWTKEFPAGLLKEVAVKGWFGAPIPAAYGGTETGTTGCCIIAEELSRICAALTAAYSVTMFGGTEQILHFGSEEQKQRWLPQIAKGKLGAICITEPSIGSDAGGIETTAVREGDVYVMNGKKRFISSAGTADIYCVYAKTSERPEDRAKYAHLSAFMVEKGAKGFTVEKINELGGWVGLPNGCLDFDEVTVPIANRLGAEGEGWKVVVDGLNFERNLFAAGMLGPMREAIKYAVGHAQRRIQFGEPTIEFEVNQFKIADILAQLKTARLLTYYAAYLMDMKVDVAAEASLAKLYASEAYERLMTEAQQVMGGDGWTQFYPLETFRRDAKVNQLGAGTSEVMRMVLYRQGIRAMAEDLKMPHRHIHPKLGVPISTTKPAVMKEANETTLLEVLAEDYRVNPGLYMSRADMKEHFAGINDDQLNQLLVALEAKALVKLYKDRKGNIALAKATFKGLKQAKPLTYYQWYPDWVDKSLLF, encoded by the coding sequence ATGACAGAAATGTATCCATGGTGGAATGAGAAACAAAGAAAGCTGGCTGAGGAAGTCAAGACGTTTGCAGATCAGAATCTTTCTAAAGGCGAAGAAATAGTGTGGACCAAAGAATTTCCCGCTGGTCTCTTAAAGGAAGTTGCCGTCAAAGGCTGGTTTGGCGCACCTATCCCAGCCGCCTATGGAGGCACAGAAACAGGTACAACAGGGTGCTGCATAATCGCTGAGGAGCTATCCCGCATTTGCGCCGCTTTGACAGCTGCTTATTCTGTCACAATGTTTGGCGGCACAGAGCAGATTCTGCACTTTGGCAGTGAGGAACAGAAGCAACGCTGGCTGCCTCAGATTGCCAAGGGCAAGCTAGGCGCCATCTGCATCACCGAACCGTCCATAGGTTCTGACGCAGGAGGAATTGAAACCACTGCCGTGCGTGAAGGCGACGTTTACGTTATGAATGGGAAGAAACGGTTCATAAGTAGCGCGGGCACGGCGGACATCTACTGCGTTTACGCAAAAACAAGCGAGCGCCCTGAAGACCGGGCGAAATATGCTCACTTAAGCGCCTTCATGGTTGAGAAAGGAGCGAAAGGCTTCACCGTGGAGAAAATCAATGAACTCGGCGGTTGGGTCGGCTTGCCGAATGGCTGCCTAGACTTTGATGAGGTGACGGTTCCTATTGCCAATCGATTAGGCGCAGAAGGGGAGGGCTGGAAGGTTGTTGTTGACGGATTGAACTTCGAGCGCAATCTGTTCGCAGCTGGGATGCTTGGCCCTATGCGGGAAGCCATCAAATACGCGGTTGGGCATGCTCAGAGACGCATCCAATTTGGTGAACCGACCATCGAGTTTGAAGTGAATCAGTTCAAGATTGCCGATATTTTGGCTCAGTTGAAGACTGCACGTCTCCTCACATACTATGCAGCTTATCTCATGGACATGAAGGTAGATGTCGCCGCCGAAGCTAGCTTAGCCAAGCTGTACGCTTCAGAAGCATATGAACGATTGATGACAGAGGCTCAGCAAGTGATGGGCGGTGACGGTTGGACTCAGTTCTATCCTCTTGAGACTTTCAGGAGAGACGCCAAAGTGAATCAGCTTGGCGCGGGGACAAGTGAGGTGATGCGTATGGTTCTTTATCGGCAAGGAATTCGAGCCATGGCAGAAGACCTGAAGATGCCACATCGTCACATACATCCCAAACTCGGTGTGCCAATCTCAACAACGAAACCAGCAGTCATGAAAGAAGCGAACGAGACCACACTGCTAGAGGTGTTGGCAGAAGACTACAGAGTTAACCCTGGACTCTACATGAGCAGAGCAGACATGAAAGAGCATTTCGCAGGCATTAACGACGATCAGCTCAACCAACTCCTAGTGGCGCTCGAAGCTAAGGCGTTGGTCAAACTGTACAAGGACAGAAAAGGCAACATCGCGTTGGCAAAAGCAACGTTCAAAGGTCTAAAGCAAGCCAAACCGTTAACATACTACCAATGGTATCCCGATTGGGTGGACAAAAGCCTACTCTTTTGA